In the genome of Pigmentiphaga litoralis, one region contains:
- a CDS encoding maleylacetate reductase produces MDAFVYTGIASRVVFGAGSLQHLEREIELLGARRALVLCTPGQRDQAERVAAIIGDRAAGIFDQAVMHVPIESAREARAEAQRMGADCAIAIGGGSTTGLGKAIALDSGLPILAIPTTYAGSEMTPIYGITEAGLKKTGKDLRVLPRTVIYDPELTIGLPVGLSITSGLNAMAHAAEGLYAQDTNPIMGLLAEEGLRAMSRALPALKADPADLSARSDALYGAWLCGTVLGNVGMALHHKLCHTLGGSFNLPHAEVHTVVLPHAMAYNTRAVPDVMARIGRAIGSPDDAAGGLFDLAQSQGAPVALRDIGMQEADLDRAADIAVGNPYWNPRPIERTALRQLLQDAWEGKRPKG; encoded by the coding sequence GTGGACGCCTTCGTCTACACCGGCATTGCGTCCCGCGTCGTGTTCGGCGCGGGGTCCCTGCAGCACCTCGAACGCGAAATCGAGCTGCTGGGCGCCCGCCGGGCGCTGGTCCTGTGCACGCCGGGCCAGCGCGATCAGGCGGAGCGCGTCGCCGCGATCATCGGCGATCGCGCGGCAGGCATCTTCGACCAGGCCGTGATGCATGTCCCCATCGAGTCGGCGCGGGAAGCGCGCGCCGAAGCGCAGCGGATGGGCGCGGACTGCGCCATTGCGATCGGCGGCGGGTCCACCACGGGCCTGGGCAAGGCGATCGCACTGGACTCGGGCCTGCCCATCCTGGCGATCCCGACCACCTATGCCGGATCGGAAATGACCCCGATCTACGGCATTACCGAAGCGGGTCTGAAAAAGACCGGCAAAGACCTGCGCGTGCTGCCGCGCACCGTGATCTACGATCCGGAACTGACGATCGGCCTGCCCGTCGGCCTGTCGATCACCAGCGGCCTGAACGCCATGGCGCACGCGGCCGAAGGGCTGTACGCGCAAGACACCAATCCCATCATGGGTCTGCTGGCCGAAGAAGGCCTGCGTGCCATGTCGCGTGCCTTGCCGGCGCTCAAGGCCGATCCCGCCGACCTGTCGGCACGCAGCGACGCGTTGTACGGCGCGTGGCTGTGCGGCACCGTGCTGGGCAACGTCGGCATGGCCCTGCACCACAAGCTGTGCCACACGCTGGGCGGCAGTTTCAACCTGCCGCACGCCGAAGTGCACACCGTGGTGCTGCCGCACGCCATGGCCTACAACACCCGCGCCGTGCCGGACGTCATGGCGCGGATCGGCCGGGCGATCGGTTCGCCCGATGACGCGGCAGGCGGATTGTTTGACTTGGCGCAGTCGCAAGGGGCACCGGTCGCGCTGCGCGATATCGGCATGCAGGAAGCCGACCTGGACCGCGCCGCCGACATCGCCGTCGGCAACCCGTATTGGAATCCGCGGCCCATCGAACGGACCGCGCTTCGCCAGTTATTGCAGGACGCGTGGGAAGGCAAGCGGCCCAAGGGCTAA
- the pcaF gene encoding 3-oxoadipyl-CoA thiolase has translation MSSHAFICDAIRTPFGRYGGALSSVRADDLGAIPIKALMERNPGLDWAAITDVIYGCANQAGEDNRNVARMSALLAGLPIEVPGSTVNRLCGSGLDALGTAARAIRAGDAGLMIAGGVESMSRAPFVMGKAETAFSRNAAIYDTTIGWRFVNKAMKEMYGVDAMPETGENVATDYKIEREAQDRMAFASQSKAAAAQRAGFFDAEITPVTIKQKKGDPIIVSKDEHPRETSMEALAKLKGVVRPDGTVTAGNASGVNDGACALLLASETEAARQNLTPKARVVGMATAGVPPRVMGIGPAPATQKVLALTGLTLDQMDVIELNEAFASQGLAVLRMLGLADDDARVNPNGGAIALGHPLGASGARLATTAVNQLHRTGGRYALCTMCIGVGQGIAVILERV, from the coding sequence ATGAGTTCACACGCTTTCATTTGCGATGCCATCCGTACTCCCTTCGGTCGTTACGGCGGCGCGCTGTCGTCGGTCCGCGCCGACGACCTCGGTGCGATCCCGATCAAGGCCTTGATGGAACGCAACCCCGGCCTGGACTGGGCGGCGATCACCGACGTGATCTACGGCTGCGCGAACCAGGCCGGCGAAGACAACCGCAACGTGGCCCGCATGTCGGCGCTGCTGGCCGGCCTGCCGATCGAAGTGCCCGGATCGACCGTGAACCGCCTGTGCGGCTCCGGCCTGGACGCCCTGGGCACCGCCGCCCGCGCCATTCGTGCGGGCGACGCCGGCCTGATGATCGCCGGTGGCGTGGAAAGCATGAGCCGCGCGCCGTTCGTGATGGGCAAGGCGGAAACGGCTTTTTCGCGCAACGCCGCCATCTATGACACCACCATCGGCTGGCGTTTCGTCAACAAGGCGATGAAAGAGATGTACGGCGTCGACGCCATGCCGGAAACGGGCGAGAACGTCGCCACCGACTACAAGATCGAACGCGAAGCGCAAGACCGCATGGCCTTCGCCAGCCAGAGCAAGGCGGCCGCCGCGCAACGCGCGGGATTCTTCGATGCCGAGATCACGCCCGTGACCATCAAGCAGAAGAAGGGTGATCCGATCATCGTATCGAAAGACGAGCACCCACGCGAAACCAGCATGGAAGCGCTGGCCAAGCTCAAGGGCGTCGTGCGTCCGGATGGCACGGTCACGGCAGGCAATGCGTCGGGCGTGAACGACGGCGCGTGCGCCTTGCTGCTGGCGTCCGAAACCGAAGCCGCGCGTCAGAACCTGACGCCCAAGGCCCGTGTCGTGGGGATGGCGACGGCCGGCGTGCCGCCGCGCGTGATGGGCATCGGCCCGGCCCCGGCCACGCAAAAAGTGCTGGCCCTGACCGGCCTGACGCTGGACCAGATGGACGTGATCGAACTGAACGAAGCGTTCGCCTCGCAAGGCCTGGCCGTGCTGCGCATGCTGGGTCTGGCCGATGACGACGCGCGGGTGAATCCGAATGGCGGCGCGATCGCCCTGGGCCATCCGCTCGGCGCCAGCGGCGCACGTCTGGCCACCACCGCGGTCAACCAGCTGCACCGCACCGGCGGCCGCTACGCACTGTGCACGATGTGCATTGGCGTGGGCCAGGGTATCGCGGTCATTCTGGAACGCGTGTAA
- a CDS encoding LysR family transcriptional regulator produces the protein MDRWREMELFVQIAEQGSLTRAAEAVGLSNAAASRHLSTLEQRVAARLVERNTRRLYLTEVGEAFYQRCKSILADMQDAESMANATAVNPTGDLRITASVSFAMRHIAPILPAFTQRYPQVNVHLMTSNRYYDLIENGIDLAIRTREVESDSTLTIRRLAETRRVLAASPRYLDQYGTPQTVQDLSRHRLLLYTYANRYDELRFTRRGNTVGSTPANARTAAAAASALASAPASSATSDAASTVASITESITVKGLLESNEGQVLVAAALDGLGILVQPKYIIYDEIVAGRLVPVLDDWDLPRLSINLAYPNRQYLPAKTRCFIDFLAAHFDAMEFGRKWST, from the coding sequence ATGGATCGTTGGCGGGAAATGGAGTTGTTCGTGCAGATCGCGGAACAAGGCAGCCTGACGCGCGCGGCCGAGGCCGTCGGGCTGTCGAACGCTGCTGCCAGCCGGCACCTGAGCACGCTGGAACAGCGCGTGGCCGCCCGGCTGGTCGAACGCAATACCCGCCGCCTGTACCTGACGGAAGTGGGCGAAGCGTTCTATCAGCGCTGCAAGAGCATTCTGGCCGACATGCAGGATGCCGAGTCGATGGCCAATGCCACGGCCGTGAACCCGACCGGCGACCTGCGCATCACGGCGTCGGTGTCGTTTGCGATGCGGCACATTGCGCCTATCCTGCCGGCGTTCACGCAGCGCTATCCGCAGGTCAACGTGCACCTGATGACATCGAACCGGTATTACGACCTGATCGAAAACGGCATTGACCTGGCGATCCGTACGCGCGAAGTGGAATCGGATTCGACCTTGACGATACGCCGCCTGGCCGAGACGCGGCGCGTGCTGGCTGCGTCGCCCCGCTACCTGGATCAGTACGGCACGCCGCAGACGGTGCAGGACCTGTCCCGCCATCGATTGCTGCTGTACACGTACGCGAACCGGTATGACGAATTGCGGTTCACGCGGCGGGGGAACACCGTTGGATCAACGCCTGCCAATGCAAGGACTGCCGCGGCGGCAGCTTCGGCACTCGCATCGGCGCCGGCATCCTCGGCCACGTCGGATGCTGCGTCCACCGTCGCTTCGATCACCGAGTCGATCACGGTCAAGGGACTGCTTGAATCCAATGAAGGCCAGGTACTGGTCGCCGCCGCGCTGGATGGCCTGGGCATCCTGGTTCAGCCCAAATACATCATCTACGACGAGATCGTGGCCGGGCGGCTGGTGCCGGTGCTGGATGACTGGGACCTGCCGCGACTGAGCATCAACCTGGCCTATCCCAATCGTCAGTATCTGCCCGCCAAGACGCGATGTTTCATCGACTTCCTGGCCGCGCATTTCGATGCGATGGAGTTCGGACGGAAGTGGTCGACCTGA